In the genome of Planctomyces sp. SH-PL62, the window AGTTCCTCGTCGCCCGACGGCTCGTCGAGGCCGGCTCGCGCTGCGTCACGCTCTCGTACGGCTTCTGGGACACCCACGGCAACAACTTCGGCCACCTCCGCAACGTCATGCCGCTGTTCGACCAGGGGGTCTCGGCCCTGGTGGAAGACCTCCACCAGCGCGGCCTGGACCGCGACTGCACGCTGGTCGTCTGGGGCGAGTTCGGCCGCACGCCGAAGATCAACAAGGACGCCGGCCGCGACCACTGGGCCCCGGTCAACTCGGCGATCCTCGCCGGCGGCGGCATGAAGGTCGGCCAGGTCATCGGCTCCACCGACAAGATCGGCGGCTACGCGACCAGCCGCCCCATCCACTACCGAGACGTCCTGTCCACCGTCTACCACAACCTCGGCATCGACTCCCGCTCCTACATCTACGACAAGGCCGGCCGCCCCAACACCATCCTCCCCGCCGAGCACGAGCCGATCGCCGAGCTGATCTGATCTGATCCGAGGGGGGAGCCCCGAGGTCGAACCCGCCTTCCAGACCGTCTCTCCCTCTCGCGGTGAGACGGGCCTCGTCGGGGCCGGAAGGCGGGAGGGTCGCGCACGGATGTCGTTGAACGGCCGGCCCCCGCCCCAGCCTTGCTCGGGGGTCGCACGAACGTCTTCCCACGCGAGGGCCCTTCGATCTTGCCGCCCCAACCCACCGTCTTCGAATCATTCGCCTGCGAATGGCGACGCCGGGGCGTGGATCTGGCGCCACCCGTCTCGGCGGCCGCGATCTCGCGGGTCTTCGCCGACCTGGGCCGATCGATCTCGGCCGACGTGCTGGCGCTTTACGCCGCCGTGGGCGGGTTCGCGGAGTGCCGCCACGACCACAGCGTCTGGTCGCTCTGGACGCCCGACCGGATTCGCGAGCAGGGGGGCGCGACCGCGGGGCCGTTCGTGCTGTTCGCGGATTGGATGTTAGAATCACATTACTACGGCCTGCACTACGAAAGCCCCGAGGTCTCGTCGGTGTACATCCTCCTCGGCCCGGAGTTCCCCCCGTACAGGTGCGCCGACGACCTCGCCGGCTTCCTGGAGATGCTCTTGCGCGAGCCCGACGAGCGCGAGGCCCGGGCGCCCGGAGATCAGCAGGCCGGTTCCTCCTGATGCGGACCATGCTCCCGCTCCCCCTGCACGTGCTCCTGGACCGCAGCCCCTGGCAACGGCTCGCCGCGGCGGCCCTGGTCGGCGGGGTCGGCCTGGCGTTCATCGGCGTCCGGGTCGGCTTTGAGGACGAAGGCTGGCCGGGCGCGCTT includes:
- a CDS encoding SMI1/KNR4 family protein, which encodes MDLAPPVSAAAISRVFADLGRSISADVLALYAAVGGFAECRHDHSVWSLWTPDRIREQGGATAGPFVLFADWMLESHYYGLHYESPEVSSVYILLGPEFPPYRCADDLAGFLEMLLREPDEREARAPGDQQAGSS